One Faecalicatena sp. Marseille-Q4148 DNA window includes the following coding sequences:
- the rpmG gene encoding 50S ribosomal protein L33: MRTRITLECTECKQRNYNMMKDKKAHPERMETKKYCKFCKSHTMHKETK; the protein is encoded by the coding sequence GTGCGCACAAGAATCACATTGGAATGTACAGAATGTAAACAGCGTAACTACAATATGATGAAGGATAAGAAAGCACATCCTGAACGTATGGAAACAAAGAAATATTGTAAGTTCTGTAAATCACACACAATGCACAAAGAAACAAAGTAG